In one window of Fictibacillus phosphorivorans DNA:
- a CDS encoding YgaP family membrane protein, which translates to MRQNIGLVNSMIRIIAGLTLLSVYTAKLTRKPYKESYILMILMGAMKVAEGIVRYCPVTDLLHKSKEMNDMDLGNIAEEGSPFNPS; encoded by the coding sequence ATGAGACAAAATATTGGTTTAGTTAATAGCATGATTCGTATTATTGCAGGTCTGACACTGCTTTCCGTTTATACAGCAAAGCTGACAAGAAAGCCTTACAAAGAGTCATACATCCTTATGATCTTAATGGGTGCAATGAAAGTAGCAGAAGGAATCGTTCGCTACTGCCCAGTGACTGACCTTCTTCACAAAAGCAAAGAAATGAACGACATGGATCTTGGTAACATCGCGGAAGAAGGTTCGCCGTTCAACCCTTCATAA